From Enterococcus wangshanyuanii, the proteins below share one genomic window:
- a CDS encoding DUF5067 domain-containing protein, which translates to MRTKMILLLGLLLTLTGCSAKLSEEQQTFSDQGITYSIQLPSSWEKETDSKENYGQSAVFAAKDKKSNSVMFISTTRKDTLDLNDFGNKTRKQLAATYRYEDVEDVYMKEFQLKDFPAYKYTVFTRFKEKDVWAHLYYIETKTGFVQLVYYSADDSNYEARSKIIDQSARSLQETKVDQSYQDQAKEDTATTSDSNSVTVKNAEVSFEIKGFRKVAGQNGKTLLAIRYEVVNLAEEKMTADSLKTVIDVKQKEEQLTETSLPENEKNSALGLLEQHQQDLVEKDQTVEAVLVYELKKTTGDVVLNFNTKKFPEQDPVILDLDLLK; encoded by the coding sequence ATGAGAACTAAAATGATCTTACTCCTCGGTCTACTGCTGACACTTACAGGCTGTTCGGCTAAATTATCAGAGGAGCAACAAACATTTTCAGATCAAGGGATTACGTATTCGATCCAGTTACCTTCTTCGTGGGAAAAAGAAACAGATTCAAAAGAAAACTATGGTCAAAGTGCGGTATTTGCTGCAAAAGATAAAAAAAGCAACTCCGTGATGTTTATCAGTACAACAAGAAAAGATACATTGGATTTAAATGATTTTGGAAACAAAACCCGTAAGCAATTAGCCGCAACGTATCGTTACGAGGATGTTGAAGATGTCTATATGAAGGAATTTCAGTTAAAAGATTTTCCCGCGTATAAATATACTGTATTTACTCGATTTAAAGAAAAAGACGTCTGGGCTCATCTTTATTACATTGAAACCAAAACGGGCTTTGTTCAGTTGGTTTATTATTCAGCGGATGACAGTAATTATGAAGCTCGTTCAAAAATCATCGATCAATCAGCTCGATCACTACAAGAAACAAAAGTCGATCAATCGTATCAGGATCAGGCCAAAGAAGATACTGCAACAACTTCAGATAGTAATAGCGTTACTGTAAAAAATGCTGAGGTATCTTTTGAAATCAAAGGATTTAGAAAAGTAGCAGGCCAAAATGGAAAAACACTATTAGCTATCCGTTATGAAGTAGTAAACCTAGCTGAAGAAAAAATGACAGCCGATTCTTTAAAAACAGTGATCGACGTGAAGCAAAAAGAGGAACAACTAACAGAGACTTCACTGCCGGAAAATGAAAAAAATTCAGCTTTAGGATTATTGGAGCAACATCAACAGGATCTAGTGGAAAAAGATCAAACTGTAGAAGCTGTATTGGTTTATGAATTGAAAAAAACAACGGGTGATGTCGTCTTGAATTTCAATACAAAGAAATTCCCTGAACAAGATCCGGTTATTTTAGATCTAGACCTACTAAAATAA
- a CDS encoding glucosaminidase domain-containing protein produces MKKRNLNSKKMRVLSVGLLTSTAVLSVNDVQPIVAKESEDHVTAGSEEQEDVAILSSTSEYEPTESTVEGIATSSSTQESSSESTDETIEESTTDSSTTDETSSSSTQETTDETSTPDTSDTTTSTTSSTSSTSSSNSSTSSTSSSTSSSTTSSTTTPSKPKPKPQPSKPKPAPKPSTPTPVQPQQPIQGPQQPITTSPTNNVSIGSTTTGASPAGSNQVFHISPNLTTKSFVKVIGEDARQIAGENNVYASVMIAQAILESASGNSALASAPNYNLFGIKGSYKGQSANFLTSEDDGSGSMFTIRSDFRKYPSYKESLEDYVKLIRGGTDFNNSFYSGTWKTNTKSYKDATKFLTGRYATDTSYNAKLNGLIDAYDLTQYDTLKDNKKTKKAKKISLNTSFEKLEKQNDKADQNIEYITHIVEKGESLKSISELYNISTLAILDKNQLDRRMLFIGQKLSIPKQEEKTTVVVKEDAVDRSLDMVQKLSTAFADKETTQSSEKKVAKSTKTATTKETTTKETTKKEKNATKETADSSVKKDTKDYQVSATRKKTKETYEVKKGDTLASISKKTGVSVWSLKEWNDLDQYFLTEGQQLILTPIYDLQS; encoded by the coding sequence ATGAAAAAAAGAAATCTAAACAGTAAAAAAATGCGCGTGTTAAGTGTTGGGTTGCTTACTTCGACTGCTGTCCTTTCTGTTAATGATGTTCAACCAATTGTTGCTAAAGAATCAGAAGATCATGTAACTGCAGGATCGGAAGAACAAGAAGACGTAGCAATTTTATCTTCAACGAGTGAATATGAACCAACAGAAAGTACAGTAGAAGGAATCGCAACAAGTTCTTCTACACAAGAAAGCAGTAGTGAGTCAACGGACGAAACGATAGAAGAAAGTACAACAGACTCATCTACAACAGACGAAACAAGTTCAAGTTCAACACAAGAGACAACCGATGAGACAAGTACGCCAGATACAAGCGATACAACAACTAGTACTACTAGCTCAACATCAAGCACTAGTTCCAGTAACAGCTCGACTTCAAGTACTAGTTCAAGTACAAGTTCAAGTACAACAAGCTCAACTACTACTCCGTCGAAACCAAAACCAAAACCGCAGCCAAGTAAACCAAAACCGGCTCCGAAACCAAGTACACCAACACCAGTACAGCCGCAGCAGCCGATCCAAGGACCGCAGCAGCCAATTACTACGTCGCCAACGAATAATGTTTCAATAGGCAGTACAACGACAGGTGCAAGCCCAGCTGGATCAAATCAGGTATTCCATATCAGTCCTAATTTGACAACTAAAAGTTTTGTCAAAGTGATCGGTGAAGATGCTCGTCAGATTGCTGGCGAAAACAATGTGTATGCTTCAGTCATGATCGCACAGGCCATTTTGGAAAGTGCATCTGGGAACAGTGCATTGGCTTCAGCTCCGAATTATAATTTATTTGGGATCAAAGGTAGTTATAAAGGGCAAAGTGCAAACTTTCTGACAAGTGAAGATGACGGTTCTGGTAGTATGTTTACGATTCGTTCAGACTTCAGAAAGTACCCATCTTACAAAGAATCGTTAGAAGATTACGTGAAGCTGATCAGAGGCGGCACTGATTTCAATAACTCTTTTTATAGTGGTACTTGGAAAACGAATACGAAATCATATAAAGACGCAACGAAATTTCTGACAGGGCGTTATGCAACAGATACAAGCTATAACGCAAAACTAAATGGTTTGATCGATGCGTATGATCTGACCCAATACGATACATTAAAAGATAACAAGAAAACGAAAAAAGCGAAGAAGATTTCATTAAATACTTCTTTTGAAAAATTGGAAAAACAAAATGATAAAGCTGATCAAAATATCGAGTACATAACGCATATCGTAGAAAAAGGAGAGTCTCTGAAGTCAATCAGTGAACTTTACAATATTTCTACTTTAGCGATCCTTGATAAAAATCAATTGGATCGACGTATGTTGTTTATCGGCCAAAAGTTAAGTATTCCAAAACAAGAAGAAAAAACAACTGTTGTAGTCAAAGAAGATGCTGTAGATCGTTCATTAGATATGGTGCAAAAATTATCTACTGCTTTTGCAGATAAAGAGACGACCCAATCATCAGAGAAAAAAGTAGCCAAATCAACAAAAACAGCGACTACTAAAGAGACCACAACAAAAGAAACTACTAAAAAAGAAAAAAATGCGACAAAAGAAACAGCAGATAGTTCAGTGAAAAAAGATACGAAAGATTATCAAGTAAGTGCAACACGTAAGAAGACGAAAGAAACCTATGAAGTGAAAAAAGGAGACACGTTAGCAAGTATCTCTAAAAAAACAGGTGTTTCTGTCTGGTCATTAAAAGAGTGGAATGACTTAGACCAATACTTCTTGACGGAAGGACAACAACTTATTTTGACCCCTATCTATGATCTTCAATCGTAA
- a CDS encoding LysM peptidoglycan-binding domain-containing protein: MKSLKTILLATTLTAGLGFFMGTTDAHADSLYTVKTGDTLSTISQQFSGDNSLIDLIAKDNKITNINMIFEGEELVIRTAEEAGKDATPVQATAAPVQEAAVQAEPAAPAQEATTAPATTSSAKEWIAQKESSGSYAATNGRYIGRYQLDASYLNGDYSEANQERVADSYVAGRYGSWEAAQAFWMANGWY, from the coding sequence ATGAAATCACTTAAAACGATTTTATTAGCAACAACTTTGACTGCAGGACTTGGCTTTTTTATGGGAACGACTGACGCACACGCTGATAGCTTATATACAGTAAAAACTGGAGATACATTATCTACGATCTCTCAACAATTCAGTGGTGACAATAGTTTAATTGATTTAATCGCAAAAGATAATAAAATTACAAACATAAATATGATTTTTGAAGGAGAAGAATTGGTAATCCGTACAGCTGAAGAAGCTGGCAAGGATGCAACGCCAGTTCAAGCAACAGCAGCACCAGTACAAGAAGCAGCTGTGCAAGCTGAACCCGCAGCACCAGCTCAAGAAGCAACGACAGCGCCAGCAACAACTTCTTCTGCGAAAGAATGGATCGCGCAAAAAGAATCAAGTGGTTCATATGCTGCGACAAACGGTAGATATATCGGCAGATATCAATTAGATGCTTCTTATCTAAATGGCGATTATTCTGAGGCAAACCAAGAACGTGTCGCTGACAGCTATGTTGCTGGACGCTATGGCTCATGGGAAGCAGCACAAGCTTTCTGGATGGCTAACGGCTGGTATTAA
- a CDS encoding LssY C-terminal domain-containing protein, whose translation MKKQTLFNSAFRLIRFIFIVISGSLIYQVLFSEILTKKTHIFAYILLWLFSSYLILPFINKLMTGRYLPNYFIGRSRTSDGLLGDPVNLAFIGSKAELEQLFIDSGWTVAEKLSLQSSVKMILASVLGKSYPSAPVSSLFLFDKRQDIAFEKQIENNPRRRHHVRFWQTPENWYLPGGRQADWLGAATYDKKVGLSFFTGQVTHKINSDVDKERDFVLDTFEKPKQPVSIELVEHFTTSYHGRNGGGDEIFTDGALPFIKMK comes from the coding sequence ATGAAAAAACAAACTCTTTTCAATAGCGCATTTAGATTGATTCGTTTCATTTTTATTGTGATTAGCGGTAGTTTGATTTATCAAGTATTATTTTCTGAAATTTTAACAAAAAAGACCCATATTTTTGCGTATATTCTTTTATGGTTATTTAGTTCATACCTAATTTTGCCTTTTATCAATAAGCTGATGACCGGCCGGTATCTTCCCAATTATTTTATTGGTCGTTCCAGAACTAGTGATGGTCTGCTAGGAGATCCAGTCAATCTTGCCTTTATCGGAAGTAAAGCAGAATTAGAGCAATTATTTATTGATAGCGGCTGGACTGTTGCCGAAAAATTATCATTGCAGTCAAGTGTAAAAATGATTTTAGCAAGTGTATTAGGGAAGTCCTATCCTAGTGCTCCTGTTAGTTCCCTATTTCTATTTGACAAACGCCAGGATATAGCTTTTGAAAAGCAAATCGAAAATAATCCACGAAGAAGACATCATGTCCGTTTTTGGCAAACACCAGAAAACTGGTATTTACCTGGAGGCAGACAAGCAGATTGGTTAGGAGCTGCAACCTATGATAAAAAAGTGGGACTTTCTTTTTTTACTGGTCAGGTTACGCATAAAATCAACTCAGATGTCGATAAGGAACGTGATTTTGTCTTGGATACGTTTGAAAAACCGAAACAACCTGTTTCTATTGAACTCGTTGAACATTTTACCACAAGTTATCATGGGAGAAATGGCGGCGGAGATGAAATATTCACAGATGGGGCATTACCTTTTATTAAAATGAAATAG
- a CDS encoding YczE/YyaS/YitT family protein, with amino-acid sequence MKKILSSILFYALSGVGISLTLKADIGVSSFNSLNVAVSSISNIKVGTVTFLFNSLFLLAYILLSKKKEPLKYALMFISILCLGNIINFFSYNVFGGLQLDNYLLKLLIFVLGTVIAGSATGMVISLNILPFPIESVCIRLSEMSGAPFSRFRYGVDIISVSISLALSLFYHLPIFVREGTIISLFLLSGVISFTKKAYEINFTKQEA; translated from the coding sequence ATGAAAAAAATTCTATCATCTATTCTATTTTATGCGCTTAGCGGGGTTGGGATCAGTTTAACGTTGAAAGCAGATATCGGTGTCAGCAGCTTCAATTCACTTAATGTAGCTGTATCCTCTATCAGCAATATCAAAGTCGGAACAGTCACTTTTTTATTCAATAGTCTATTTTTACTAGCATACATTTTATTGAGTAAAAAGAAAGAACCCTTGAAATATGCTTTAATGTTTATCTCCATTTTATGTTTGGGGAATATCATCAATTTCTTTTCTTACAATGTTTTCGGAGGATTGCAGCTTGATAATTATCTCTTGAAACTATTAATCTTTGTCCTTGGAACCGTGATTGCTGGTTCCGCTACAGGAATGGTCATTTCTTTAAATATTCTGCCGTTTCCGATCGAAAGTGTCTGTATTCGTCTATCTGAGATGTCAGGTGCTCCATTCTCTAGATTTCGATATGGCGTCGATATTATTTCCGTCTCTATTTCTCTAGCACTCTCTCTGTTTTATCATTTACCGATTTTTGTTAGAGAAGGAACGATCATTAGCTTATTCTTATTATCTGGAGTCATCTCATTTACCAAAAAAGCTTATGAAATAAACTTTACTAAACAGGAAGCCTAA
- the yeiL gene encoding transcriptional regulator YeiL, which translates to MKIYPLNQLEMLTKKDAQVIFEEFPKQSLKAASIFVYEKNEYIVRFDKPVEQLFFMIEGRAKIYKIHENGKRSLLQFLTTGDFIGELSLLEVEDQVKDVQTIDQCICLALPYHKVKQELLDDNHFLKTIAKYLGKKVLLRVEHFSNNQNYELKHRLAAYMLQTEVAGSYQEKHTETAEFLGVSYRHLIYTFNEFQQLGLIKKQGKKYNLNRTKLKELALDLSI; encoded by the coding sequence ATGAAAATATATCCATTAAATCAATTAGAAATGCTAACTAAAAAAGACGCACAAGTGATCTTTGAAGAATTTCCAAAGCAAAGCTTAAAAGCAGCAAGTATTTTTGTCTATGAAAAGAATGAATATATCGTTCGATTTGATAAACCAGTCGAACAACTCTTTTTTATGATAGAAGGTCGGGCTAAAATTTATAAAATCCACGAAAATGGAAAGCGATCACTGCTTCAATTTTTGACAACTGGAGATTTCATTGGGGAATTGTCTCTTTTGGAAGTAGAGGATCAGGTTAAAGATGTTCAGACGATCGATCAGTGTATTTGTTTAGCGTTACCGTATCATAAAGTTAAACAAGAGTTGTTGGATGATAATCACTTTCTAAAAACGATCGCTAAATATTTGGGAAAAAAGGTTTTATTACGGGTGGAACATTTTTCGAATAATCAAAACTATGAATTAAAGCATCGCTTGGCAGCGTACATGCTGCAAACAGAAGTGGCAGGAAGTTATCAGGAAAAACATACAGAGACTGCGGAGTTTCTAGGAGTCAGTTATCGTCACTTGATCTATACATTCAATGAATTTCAACAATTAGGCTTGATAAAAAAGCAGGGTAAAAAATATAATCTAAATAGAACTAAATTAAAAGAATTAGCACTTGATTTAAGTATCTGA
- a CDS encoding glycosyl hydrolase family 18 protein: MKKVFRKNVNVLSVLVLIASSLVLSLSGIASAKVVQAAESPKYRNVMYYGDWSIWGGEENFYPKDIPADQLTHLNFAFLDFDGNGNLKFTDKDAAVGAPVGQDGVQWNSASSGILNAIQDVRAKNPNLKIGVSIGGWSKSGDFSDVAANPTIRANFVNNITNFIKYTNMDFVDLDWEYPASVREPDKVDNTNDEGTPHAKPADKQNFITLLQDIRTAIDKQGKDLGKTYELSVALPAAQNTLKNGVDVAQLFNVVDFANVMTYDMNGAWTPNSAHHTALYGNPADPNYASGFSVDQTVKYLQTNGAPSSKIVIGAAFYTRGWNKVAAGTDVQHPGLFQAAEKNNKDADLSPTYGANNKNPLKSGDGGRAGGVWPYRNIADLKVKSPDLKEYWDDVAKAPYMYSQTTGEFYTYDNTRSIGYKAEYVKNNQLGGVISWMQSQDKTTDTTKRDELTKAIKAGLFGATALPANKTVYADLNVKATIAPYSENGVGYEITIKNNESAGETGDVLTAVEAAFETVKLPKLYIPVNTAETLTAGDYKAGTVTTANGFVVVDLSSVYDAQQIPQGASYTFRLKSSAATTDVNRISSIELSQRIAKNGAELSRQTIYGGGGVIPDPSDTTPPTVPGNLTAGTITETAATLTWTASTDNVKLAGYKIYRDGVLVGTVSDTTYTDTTLKANTTYSYTVKAYDAAGNLSADSNAVSVKTKESTTPPVSNTWDTSKAYNGGEIVTYQGKTYKAKWWTQGNVPGTEEWGPWELIG, encoded by the coding sequence TTGAAAAAGGTGTTTAGAAAAAATGTAAACGTTTTATCGGTGCTTGTTCTTATTGCTTCTAGTTTGGTGTTATCTTTATCAGGAATTGCTTCAGCAAAGGTCGTACAAGCGGCAGAATCTCCCAAATATCGTAACGTCATGTATTATGGCGATTGGTCGATTTGGGGAGGCGAAGAGAATTTTTATCCCAAGGACATTCCAGCAGATCAACTGACTCATTTGAACTTTGCGTTTTTAGATTTTGATGGGAATGGAAATTTGAAATTTACTGATAAGGATGCTGCTGTTGGCGCACCTGTTGGTCAAGATGGCGTGCAATGGAATAGTGCAAGCTCGGGAATTTTGAATGCTATACAAGATGTTCGTGCAAAAAATCCGAACTTAAAAATCGGTGTATCGATTGGCGGTTGGTCTAAATCAGGAGACTTTTCTGATGTAGCAGCAAACCCAACGATTCGTGCAAATTTTGTAAATAATATTACCAATTTTATCAAATATACGAATATGGACTTTGTTGATTTGGACTGGGAGTATCCTGCTTCAGTTCGTGAACCGGATAAAGTAGATAATACAAATGACGAAGGAACGCCTCATGCGAAACCGGCAGACAAGCAAAATTTCATCACATTGTTACAGGATATTCGTACAGCGATCGATAAACAAGGAAAAGATTTAGGGAAAACCTATGAATTATCCGTTGCTTTACCAGCTGCTCAAAATACGCTAAAAAATGGGGTTGATGTAGCGCAATTATTCAATGTAGTCGATTTTGCAAATGTAATGACGTATGATATGAATGGTGCCTGGACGCCAAATAGTGCCCATCATACGGCTTTATACGGTAATCCGGCTGATCCTAATTATGCTAGTGGTTTTTCTGTAGACCAAACAGTAAAATATCTTCAGACAAATGGTGCTCCTTCAAGCAAAATCGTTATCGGAGCAGCCTTTTATACACGCGGCTGGAATAAAGTAGCAGCGGGAACTGATGTACAGCATCCTGGGTTGTTCCAAGCAGCAGAAAAAAATAATAAAGATGCAGATTTATCACCAACGTATGGGGCAAATAATAAAAACCCATTAAAATCTGGTGACGGTGGACGCGCTGGGGGTGTTTGGCCATATCGAAACATTGCTGATTTGAAAGTTAAATCTCCAGACCTGAAAGAATACTGGGATGATGTCGCTAAAGCGCCGTATATGTATAGCCAAACAACCGGAGAATTTTATACCTACGATAATACTCGTTCTATTGGGTATAAAGCGGAGTATGTTAAAAATAATCAGCTGGGTGGTGTGATTTCATGGATGCAATCACAAGATAAAACAACTGATACAACAAAACGTGATGAGCTGACAAAAGCAATCAAGGCAGGATTATTTGGCGCCACAGCATTACCTGCAAACAAAACCGTTTATGCTGATTTGAATGTCAAAGCAACGATTGCGCCGTATAGTGAAAATGGTGTTGGTTACGAAATAACGATCAAAAACAATGAAAGCGCAGGAGAAACAGGCGATGTGTTAACTGCTGTGGAAGCGGCATTTGAAACAGTAAAATTACCTAAACTGTATATTCCAGTCAATACCGCAGAAACGTTGACTGCTGGCGACTATAAAGCTGGGACAGTGACAACCGCCAATGGTTTTGTAGTCGTTGATCTATCTTCTGTTTATGATGCACAGCAAATACCGCAAGGTGCTAGTTACACATTCCGATTAAAATCAAGTGCAGCGACAACGGATGTAAATCGCATCAGCAGTATTGAGTTATCACAACGAATTGCTAAAAATGGTGCGGAATTAAGTCGCCAAACCATTTACGGTGGCGGCGGAGTGATTCCAGATCCGTCAGATACAACACCGCCAACTGTTCCGGGAAATCTTACAGCTGGAACGATCACAGAGACAGCTGCAACATTGACATGGACAGCATCCACAGATAATGTGAAATTGGCAGGGTATAAAATTTATCGTGATGGTGTATTAGTCGGAACAGTTTCTGATACAACGTATACTGATACAACACTAAAAGCAAATACAACCTACTCATATACGGTCAAAGCTTACGATGCTGCTGGAAATCTCTCAGCAGATAGTAATGCAGTTAGCGTGAAAACCAAAGAAAGTACGACGCCTCCAGTATCGAATACCTGGGATACATCAAAAGCATATAATGGTGGAGAAATCGTGACATATCAAGGAAAGACTTACAAAGCAAAATGGTGGACACAAGGAAATGTTCCTGGGACAGAAGAATGGGGACCTTGGGAATTGATTGGATAA
- a CDS encoding MurR/RpiR family transcriptional regulator yields the protein MLDLLDFLHFLNTNKRDTTYARIIIYLLNHSKEIQTLTITEIAERCFVSPATLTRFCRHFGITNFAVLRDSLASLSMMKKHNGLRMKEQELIDLKNDPKEYLISYGKEINTAINDVLQTIDIEEVDHILEDIQQAEEVVLIGYSSTLELAKELQTSFLLSQKLVFVGETEETQQSLVADLKETSVVIVISSYGSLLNKSSDLMRRISDSPAKSILLTQHTQNTLTYLFDLSVNVTTTNYVRIGNYPLMFYLDYLVRRYASLYQ from the coding sequence ATGCTCGATCTACTTGATTTCCTGCATTTTTTAAATACAAATAAACGTGATACAACCTATGCCCGAATCATCATCTATCTACTGAACCATTCAAAAGAAATCCAAACATTGACGATCACTGAAATCGCTGAACGCTGCTTCGTTTCACCAGCAACATTGACACGGTTTTGCCGTCATTTTGGTATTACCAATTTTGCTGTATTACGTGACTCCCTAGCATCATTGAGCATGATGAAAAAGCATAACGGACTAAGAATGAAAGAACAAGAGTTGATCGATCTAAAAAATGATCCTAAAGAGTATCTGATTTCTTATGGAAAAGAAATAAATACAGCAATCAATGATGTTCTTCAAACAATAGATATCGAGGAAGTCGATCACATTTTAGAAGATATTCAACAAGCCGAAGAAGTTGTGTTGATCGGCTATAGCTCAACGCTAGAGTTAGCCAAAGAATTACAAACTTCGTTTTTACTTAGTCAAAAGCTGGTCTTTGTAGGCGAAACAGAAGAAACACAACAGTCACTTGTTGCAGACCTAAAAGAAACTTCTGTCGTGATCGTGATTTCTTCTTACGGCTCTTTGCTAAATAAAAGCAGTGATCTTATGAGAAGAATCAGTGATAGTCCAGCAAAATCGATTCTCTTAACACAACATACACAAAATACATTGACCTATTTATTTGATTTATCTGTTAATGTGACCACAACAAACTATGTACGGATCGGGAATTATCCTTTGATGTTTTACTTGGATTATCTGGTTCGGCGGTATGCTAGTTTGTATCAGTGA
- a CDS encoding glycoside hydrolase family 1 protein yields MSGFPQNFLWGGATAANQFEGAFLEDGKGWSTADTARYVKENGISMSELLKPTTKADVEFAMNDKDGIYPKRHGIDFYHKYKEDIALFAEMGFKTFRLSISWPRIFPNGDEAEPNEAGLVFYDAVFDECLRYGIEPLVTISHYEFPLGLAFKQNGWESRETIADFERYARVLFNRYKDKVKYWLTFNEINIIGMTGYLSGGILADGHENLLQAQYQAAHHQFIASALAVKACHELIPDAKIGCMLARMEAYPETCNPLDVMESIDSDHNNLFYSDVQIRGYYPSYMNKFFRDHNITIEKEAKDDDILREGTVDFMSFSYYMSSIASHEKNGDTTGGNLLGSKKNPYLKASDWGWQIDPVGLRVTLHKLYDRYQVPLFIVENGLGAKDVVEADGSIHDSYRIDYLRSHIEQMEQAIDEGVDLMGYTPWGCIDLVSASTSEMSKRYGFIYVDLDDEGKGSLARSRKDSFYWYKKVIETNGADLA; encoded by the coding sequence ATGAGCGGATTTCCACAGAATTTTTTATGGGGCGGTGCGACAGCGGCCAATCAATTTGAAGGTGCATTTTTAGAAGATGGTAAAGGGTGGTCAACAGCAGATACTGCCCGTTATGTAAAAGAAAATGGTATTAGTATGTCGGAGTTGCTGAAACCAACAACTAAAGCGGATGTTGAGTTTGCGATGAATGACAAAGATGGGATTTATCCTAAAAGACATGGGATCGACTTTTATCATAAATATAAAGAAGACATCGCATTATTTGCTGAAATGGGCTTTAAGACCTTTCGTTTATCGATTTCATGGCCACGGATTTTTCCGAATGGCGATGAGGCAGAACCGAATGAAGCGGGCTTAGTATTTTATGACGCGGTTTTTGATGAATGCTTGCGTTATGGGATCGAGCCGCTTGTTACGATTTCTCACTATGAATTTCCTTTAGGTTTAGCCTTCAAGCAAAATGGCTGGGAGAGTCGTGAAACGATTGCCGATTTTGAACGTTATGCCCGTGTTTTATTTAATCGTTATAAAGACAAAGTAAAATACTGGTTGACTTTTAATGAAATCAACATTATCGGAATGACGGGTTATCTAAGTGGCGGAATCTTAGCTGACGGACATGAAAACTTATTACAGGCTCAATATCAAGCAGCACATCATCAATTTATTGCGAGTGCTCTAGCAGTCAAAGCGTGTCATGAACTCATACCAGATGCAAAAATCGGGTGTATGTTAGCAAGAATGGAAGCTTATCCTGAAACATGTAATCCTTTGGATGTTATGGAAAGTATCGATAGCGACCACAATAATCTATTTTATTCTGATGTTCAAATTCGCGGTTATTATCCAAGTTATATGAATAAATTTTTCCGTGATCACAACATTACGATCGAAAAAGAAGCAAAGGATGATGACATTCTTAGAGAAGGAACCGTTGATTTTATGTCTTTTAGTTACTATATGAGCAGCATTGCTTCTCACGAAAAGAATGGAGACACAACAGGTGGGAACCTATTAGGCTCCAAGAAAAATCCTTATTTAAAAGCAAGTGATTGGGGCTGGCAGATCGATCCAGTTGGATTGCGTGTGACGTTGCATAAACTTTATGACCGCTATCAAGTACCGTTATTCATTGTAGAAAATGGGTTGGGTGCAAAAGATGTTGTTGAAGCAGATGGTAGTATTCATGATAGCTATCGTATCGATTATTTAAGAAGTCATATCGAACAGATGGAACAAGCGATCGATGAAGGCGTTGATTTGATGGGCTACACGCCATGGGGCTGTATCGATTTAGTCAGTGCCAGTACGAGTGAAATGTCTAAACGTTATGGCTTTATCTATGTTGATTTAGATGATGAAGGAAAAGGATCGCTTGCTCGTTCAAGAAAAGATTCATTTTATTGGTACAAAAAAGTCATCGAAACAAATGGTGCAGATCTAGCTTAG